A single genomic interval of Alteromonas sp. CI.11.F.A3 harbors:
- a CDS encoding transporter substrate-binding domain-containing protein — translation MAQTNDNEIKQVIATKVAPPFVIKNEDGSFEGISIALWEQIAELTATDYALTEASLVELVAGVESGRFDASVAALTVNAQRESVIDFTHPFYTTGLAIAVPSEGNRWMSAVKGFFSWEFLVALSALCGLLLAVGALLWLFERKRNTEMFGGSTQQGLGASFWWAAVTMTTVGYGDKAPVTFGGRVIGFIWMFAAIILISSFTAAIATSLTVSQLSSSVEGLEDLPNVRVGTLANSASSAFLQKENIGFKRLESVEEGLSQLASGKLDALVYDKPILQYLTNNNFGDSILILPEVIERQDYAIALPENSAQREKINTALLRVIETDEWQEILDNYLGK, via the coding sequence ATGGCGCAAACCAATGATAATGAAATAAAACAGGTGATTGCTACGAAGGTCGCACCGCCGTTTGTCATCAAAAACGAGGATGGTTCTTTTGAAGGTATAAGTATTGCGCTTTGGGAGCAAATTGCAGAATTAACGGCTACTGATTATGCGTTGACCGAAGCCTCTTTGGTTGAGCTGGTGGCGGGAGTAGAAAGCGGTCGTTTTGATGCGTCTGTTGCTGCGCTTACCGTCAATGCGCAACGAGAATCGGTTATTGATTTTACGCACCCCTTTTATACTACGGGATTAGCTATCGCCGTGCCTAGCGAAGGAAATCGGTGGATGTCAGCCGTTAAAGGTTTTTTCAGCTGGGAATTTTTAGTTGCTCTATCAGCTTTGTGCGGCTTGCTACTAGCGGTAGGAGCGTTATTGTGGCTATTTGAAAGAAAGCGCAACACTGAGATGTTTGGCGGCTCAACGCAACAAGGCCTTGGTGCTAGCTTTTGGTGGGCGGCGGTGACAATGACCACAGTAGGGTATGGCGATAAGGCCCCTGTTACCTTTGGGGGGAGGGTAATCGGCTTCATTTGGATGTTCGCAGCCATTATTTTAATCAGTAGCTTTACCGCAGCCATTGCCACAAGCCTTACCGTAAGTCAGCTATCTTCAAGTGTTGAAGGGCTTGAGGACTTACCTAACGTGCGGGTGGGCACCTTGGCAAACTCTGCAAGTAGCGCATTTTTACAAAAAGAAAATATCGGATTTAAGCGGCTTGAAAGCGTTGAAGAGGGTTTGTCGCAATTGGCATCAGGCAAGCTCGATGCATTGGTTTACGATAAGCCCATTTTACAGTACTTAACTAACAACAACTTTGGTGACAGTATTCTTATTTTACCTGAAGTGATTGAACGTCAGGATTATGCTATTGCACTACCAGAAAACAGTGCCCAAAGAGAAAAAATTAATACCGCGTTACTTAGAGTAATAGAGACGGACGAGTGGCAAGAGATATTGGACAATTATCTTGGGAAATAG
- the smrA gene encoding DNA endonuclease SmrA, which translates to MTDFEKNDDLHSFFAEMQDVKPIKPSNKALLHDTESAIAEKKRRAASQRSEREKLKSPLSLEGVTPVKPDDFILFQQPGIQDGVFKKLRMGKYPLEETLSLNGMTIEQSRDALYKAITDSHKRGVRALLIKHGKGEESKPFPAYKKSFVNHWLLELEEVIAYHTAQPMHGGFAATYVLLKKHPDQKLINREKNRKG; encoded by the coding sequence ATGACTGATTTTGAAAAAAATGATGATTTACATTCGTTCTTTGCTGAGATGCAGGATGTAAAACCCATTAAACCTTCAAATAAAGCGTTATTGCATGATACAGAGAGTGCGATAGCTGAAAAAAAGAGGCGCGCTGCAAGTCAACGCAGTGAAAGGGAAAAGTTGAAAAGCCCGCTAAGTCTAGAAGGGGTAACACCTGTAAAGCCTGACGATTTCATTTTATTCCAACAACCAGGTATTCAAGATGGTGTGTTCAAAAAATTACGCATGGGTAAATACCCATTAGAAGAAACCCTTTCTTTAAATGGCATGACGATTGAGCAAAGTAGAGATGCACTATACAAAGCGATAACCGACTCACATAAACGAGGTGTGAGGGCATTATTGATTAAGCACGGCAAGGGTGAAGAGAGTAAACCTTTTCCTGCTTATAAGAAAAGTTTTGTTAATCACTGGTTGCTTGAATTAGAAGAGGTTATTGCCTACCACACGGCGCAACCTATGCACGGCGGATTTGCAGCTACGTATGTATTATTGAAGAAACATCCAGATCAGAAATTGATCAACAGAGAGAAAAATAGGAAAGGCTAA
- the purL gene encoding phosphoribosylformylglycinamidine synthase, translated as MLVLRGAPALSEFHQTKLIAKLGQSGIKVKNLYSEYIHLIDSKGGLSQQQLEILKKLLTYGPARQTQTPTGNLFVVTPRPGTISPWSTKATDIANNCSLNTINRIERGCAFYIEAEQSLSDADYSLVAAHLHDRMTETVFPDTAAAEVLFAQTTAKTFTSVAILEDGKQALVDANIQLGLALADDEIEYLFESFTRLARNPTDVELYMFAQANSEHCRHKIFNASWTIDGEDQDKSLFKMIKNTFEVLPDHVYSAYKDNAAVMSGWEAGRFFPNPQTHQYEYHHENIDILMKVETHNHPTAISPFPGAATGSGGEIRDEGATGRGSKPKAGLGGFSVSNLRIPGLEQPWEKDYGKPQRIVSALDIMLDGPLGGAAFNNEFGRPNLLGYFRTYEQEVNSFNGVEVRGYHKPIMLAGGLGNIRREHIEKGEITVGAKLIVLGGPAMNIGLGGGAASSMASGQSNEDLDFASVQRENPEMERRCQEVIDACWQLGDDNPIQFIHDVGAGGLSNALPELVNDGGRGGKFELRNVLSDEPGMTPLELWCNESQERYVMSVAPENMSVFEAICARERAPYAVVGEATAEQELNVNDSQFDNQPIDMPLDVLLGKPPKMHRDVTSKPLETTGFNESDITLADAATRILSLPTVAEKTFLITIGDRSVTGLVNRDQMVGPWQVPVADVAVTATAFDTYHGEAMAMGERTPVALLSHGASARLAVGEALTNIAAANIGDLTRIKLSANWMAAAGHPGEDAGLYEAVKAVGEELCPELGLTIPVGKDSMSMKTAWQEEGEEKAVTSPLSLVISAFGAVKDIRKTVTPELRTDKGDSQLLLIDLGEGKNRLGASCLSQVYEQLGDAPADVVSAQRLKAFFNAVQTLIEKQLVVAYHDRSDGGLFTTVAEMAFAGKTGVSVALDGISGSEASSDLSVLFNEELGGVLQVLDKDIEQVNAVLASFDLTDVSHYIGTLNTTDTIEFTRDNVAVLNDSRVAMRTTWAQTTLAMQKLRDNPVCAEQEHAAKQDAADPGLHAALTYDVNEDIAAPYIAKGVQPNVAILREQGVNSHLEMAAAFNRAGFNAVDVHMSDILAGKVTLDDFAGLAACGGFSYGDVLGAGEGWAKSILFNELARDQFAAFFDRNSTFSLGVCNGCQMLSNLKSLIPGTEHWPHFVANQSARFEARVAMVEVTKSASVLLQDMAGSRMPIAVSHGEGQAEFASDSALSSVASQVALRYVDNYGQPTMQYPANPNGSPEGITGLTSSDGRSTIMMPHPERVFRAVANSWRPDDWQEDGAWMRIFRNARRFIG; from the coding sequence ATGTTGGTCCTTCGAGGCGCTCCCGCACTATCAGAGTTTCACCAAACTAAACTGATTGCAAAGCTGGGTCAATCCGGCATTAAGGTGAAAAACCTATATAGCGAATATATTCACCTTATCGATTCAAAAGGTGGACTTTCGCAGCAGCAATTAGAAATACTTAAAAAGCTGCTTACCTACGGGCCTGCCCGACAAACCCAAACGCCAACTGGCAACCTCTTCGTGGTAACACCCCGACCAGGAACAATCTCTCCTTGGTCTACCAAAGCAACTGATATCGCAAACAATTGTAGTCTGAACACGATTAATCGTATAGAGCGAGGCTGTGCTTTTTATATAGAAGCAGAGCAATCGCTTAGCGATGCTGACTATAGTCTTGTTGCGGCGCATTTGCATGACCGCATGACGGAAACTGTTTTTCCTGATACTGCGGCGGCAGAAGTATTGTTTGCACAAACCACGGCGAAAACCTTTACTTCAGTAGCGATACTAGAAGATGGCAAGCAAGCACTGGTTGATGCCAATATCCAGCTTGGTTTAGCACTGGCTGATGATGAAATAGAGTATTTATTCGAAAGCTTTACGCGTTTGGCGCGTAATCCTACCGATGTAGAGCTTTACATGTTTGCACAAGCAAACTCTGAACATTGCCGCCATAAGATTTTCAATGCCAGTTGGACAATCGACGGTGAAGACCAAGACAAATCTTTGTTCAAAATGATCAAGAACACATTTGAAGTGTTACCCGATCATGTTTACTCGGCCTATAAAGATAACGCTGCGGTGATGTCAGGCTGGGAAGCTGGGCGTTTCTTCCCGAATCCACAAACACACCAATACGAATACCATCATGAGAATATCGATATTCTGATGAAGGTGGAAACCCATAACCACCCAACCGCTATTTCGCCTTTCCCAGGCGCCGCAACAGGTTCTGGTGGTGAAATTCGTGATGAAGGTGCTACCGGTCGTGGCTCTAAGCCTAAAGCAGGTTTAGGTGGTTTCAGCGTGTCTAACTTACGTATTCCAGGGTTAGAACAGCCGTGGGAAAAAGACTACGGTAAGCCACAACGTATCGTAAGCGCGCTAGATATTATGCTAGATGGCCCGCTAGGTGGCGCAGCATTTAACAACGAATTTGGTCGTCCGAATTTGCTTGGTTACTTCCGTACCTACGAGCAAGAAGTAAATAGCTTCAATGGTGTCGAAGTACGTGGTTACCACAAGCCTATTATGCTTGCGGGTGGTTTAGGTAATATTCGCCGTGAACATATTGAAAAAGGCGAAATTACCGTAGGTGCCAAACTTATCGTGCTTGGCGGCCCTGCAATGAATATCGGCCTTGGTGGAGGCGCTGCCTCTTCCATGGCATCAGGTCAGTCAAATGAAGATCTGGACTTTGCTTCGGTACAGCGTGAAAACCCAGAAATGGAACGTCGTTGCCAAGAAGTTATTGATGCGTGCTGGCAGTTAGGCGATGACAACCCCATTCAGTTTATTCACGATGTGGGCGCGGGTGGTTTATCAAACGCACTGCCTGAGTTAGTTAACGATGGCGGTCGTGGCGGTAAGTTTGAACTGCGTAACGTATTGTCTGACGAACCGGGTATGACACCACTAGAATTATGGTGTAACGAATCACAAGAACGTTACGTGATGTCGGTAGCGCCAGAAAATATGTCGGTATTTGAAGCGATTTGTGCCCGTGAGCGCGCACCTTACGCCGTAGTAGGGGAAGCCACTGCTGAACAAGAATTGAATGTAAACGACAGCCAATTCGATAACCAGCCTATAGACATGCCCCTTGATGTGTTACTTGGCAAGCCGCCTAAAATGCATCGCGACGTTACCAGCAAGCCATTAGAAACCACTGGTTTTAATGAAAGCGACATAACACTAGCTGACGCAGCAACACGCATATTATCGCTACCTACTGTGGCGGAAAAAACCTTCCTAATTACCATTGGCGATCGCTCGGTAACAGGCTTGGTTAACCGCGACCAAATGGTTGGCCCTTGGCAAGTACCTGTGGCCGATGTAGCGGTTACTGCCACTGCTTTTGATACTTACCACGGTGAAGCCATGGCGATGGGTGAGAGAACCCCGGTTGCCTTGTTATCTCATGGTGCGTCAGCGCGTTTAGCGGTAGGTGAAGCGTTAACCAACATTGCTGCAGCAAATATTGGTGATTTAACCCGTATTAAGCTTTCAGCAAACTGGATGGCCGCCGCAGGACACCCCGGTGAAGATGCTGGTTTGTATGAAGCAGTAAAAGCCGTAGGTGAAGAGCTTTGCCCTGAATTGGGATTAACCATTCCGGTAGGCAAAGACTCCATGTCGATGAAAACCGCATGGCAAGAGGAAGGCGAAGAGAAAGCGGTAACATCACCGTTATCGTTAGTGATTTCTGCTTTCGGTGCCGTAAAAGATATTCGTAAAACGGTAACACCAGAGCTTCGCACCGATAAGGGTGACAGCCAACTATTGCTAATCGATTTAGGTGAAGGCAAGAACCGCCTTGGCGCGAGTTGTCTTTCACAAGTGTACGAGCAATTAGGTGATGCACCTGCCGATGTGGTTTCTGCGCAGCGTTTGAAAGCCTTCTTTAATGCGGTACAAACGCTAATAGAGAAACAACTGGTAGTGGCTTACCACGACCGTTCTGATGGTGGACTATTTACCACGGTAGCCGAAATGGCCTTTGCCGGTAAAACCGGTGTAAGTGTTGCGCTAGATGGCATTTCAGGTTCAGAAGCGAGTTCAGACTTATCTGTGTTGTTTAACGAAGAGCTTGGTGGCGTACTTCAAGTGTTAGACAAAGACATCGAGCAAGTTAACGCTGTACTCGCGTCTTTTGATTTAACTGATGTTAGTCATTACATCGGTACGTTAAATACCACCGACACTATCGAATTTACTCGTGATAACGTGGCCGTGCTGAACGATAGTCGCGTAGCCATGCGTACTACGTGGGCACAAACCACCTTGGCGATGCAAAAGCTTCGCGATAACCCTGTATGTGCTGAACAAGAACATGCCGCTAAGCAAGATGCCGCCGATCCTGGCCTACATGCTGCGCTTACGTACGACGTAAATGAAGATATTGCTGCGCCATATATCGCGAAAGGTGTGCAACCTAACGTCGCCATTTTGCGTGAACAAGGCGTAAACTCGCACCTTGAAATGGCTGCTGCATTTAACCGCGCTGGTTTTAACGCTGTTGATGTACACATGAGCGATATCTTAGCCGGTAAAGTCACTCTTGATGACTTCGCCGGTTTAGCTGCTTGTGGTGGTTTTTCTTACGGTGATGTACTTGGAGCCGGTGAAGGGTGGGCGAAATCAATCTTGTTCAACGAGCTTGCACGGGATCAATTCGCTGCCTTCTTCGACCGTAACAGTACCTTTAGTCTAGGGGTTTGTAACGGCTGCCAAATGCTGTCTAACTTGAAGTCACTTATTCCTGGTACTGAACATTGGCCGCACTTTGTTGCTAACCAATCGGCACGTTTCGAAGCCCGTGTTGCCATGGTAGAAGTGACTAAGTCTGCTTCTGTGTTGTTGCAAGACATGGCCGGTTCGCGCATGCCAATTGCAGTATCGCACGGTGAAGGCCAAGCAGAGTTTGCAAGCGACAGCGCGCTTTCGTCTGTAGCATCGCAAGTGGCACTTCGTTATGTAGATAACTACGGCCAACCCACTATGCAGTACCCAGCTAACCCGAATGGTTCGCCTGAAGGTATCACTGGGCTAACCTCTAGTGACGGACGCAGCACTATTATGATGCCGCACCCTGAACGTGTGTTTAGAGCGGTGGCTAACTCATGGCGTCCAGACGATTGGCAAGAAGATGGTGCATGGATGCGTATCTTTAGAAATGCACGTCGTTTTATAGGATAA
- the mltF gene encoding membrane-bound lytic murein transglycosylase MltF: MPLQQYKKRLKTSFFIALCFFATSCGSPTVPNALLSLIERGSIKVGTLYGAATYYNGAEGPQGFEYELLAGFSDYVGVTLDLYPFYSYDAMLEQLAEGNLDIVATGDAVTDALLMRFTYGPAYQTVAQHLVYRAGTTRPRELDSLVDPVVAVSGSSQAQLLAVLNGSSESLLVTTEDSDAEELLQKVATGDIAYTLADSNRLALQRRRHPNLAVGLTVREEMPMAWALNPELDDSIKAAIIEYFGTVHQSGWFTVLEEKYFGHIRQFDYVDSRAFNQSAESLLKDYKSMFQQYAGDLDWRLLAAMSYQESHWDPDAISRTGVRGLMMLTMDTANDWDVEDRTDAEQSIRGGSRYFASLLGRIPARIGDPDRTWMAMAAYNLGLGHLEDARILTERQGGNPDLWVDVKQRLPQLRQKKYYRTTRYGYARGDEALQYVDNIRRYYDSLLWLDEQGRI; this comes from the coding sequence ATGCCGTTACAACAATACAAAAAGCGATTAAAAACATCTTTTTTTATCGCATTATGCTTTTTCGCTACAAGTTGTGGCTCTCCTACCGTTCCGAACGCTTTGTTATCACTAATAGAGCGTGGTTCGATAAAAGTGGGCACGCTTTACGGTGCTGCTACTTATTATAATGGCGCCGAAGGTCCACAAGGTTTTGAATATGAATTACTTGCCGGCTTTTCAGATTATGTCGGGGTAACGCTCGACTTATATCCTTTCTACAGTTACGACGCCATGCTAGAGCAACTTGCCGAAGGCAACCTTGATATTGTCGCCACGGGTGATGCAGTTACCGATGCCTTACTGATGCGCTTTACTTACGGGCCAGCATATCAAACCGTTGCTCAACACTTAGTATACCGCGCGGGTACCACAAGACCTCGTGAACTCGATAGCCTTGTGGACCCTGTCGTTGCTGTGTCAGGTAGCAGTCAAGCGCAGCTACTTGCAGTATTAAACGGCTCAAGTGAATCGCTATTAGTTACCACTGAAGATTCTGATGCCGAAGAGTTGCTACAAAAAGTGGCGACGGGCGATATTGCTTACACCCTTGCCGATAGTAACCGACTTGCCCTGCAACGAAGACGTCACCCCAATTTGGCCGTCGGATTAACCGTACGAGAAGAAATGCCGATGGCATGGGCACTAAACCCTGAATTAGACGATTCCATTAAAGCTGCCATTATTGAATATTTTGGTACCGTGCATCAATCAGGCTGGTTTACCGTATTAGAAGAAAAGTATTTTGGTCACATTAGGCAATTTGACTACGTTGATAGTAGAGCATTTAATCAATCTGCCGAATCGCTGTTAAAAGATTATAAAAGTATGTTTCAGCAATATGCTGGAGATTTAGATTGGCGCTTATTGGCGGCGATGAGTTACCAAGAAAGCCACTGGGATCCTGATGCAATTTCTCGCACGGGCGTCCGCGGTTTAATGATGCTGACCATGGACACGGCCAATGATTGGGATGTAGAAGATCGTACCGACGCAGAACAAAGCATTCGCGGAGGTTCTCGCTACTTCGCCAGCTTGTTAGGAAGAATTCCTGCACGAATTGGCGATCCAGATAGAACTTGGATGGCAATGGCGGCGTATAACCTTGGTCTAGGGCATTTAGAAGATGCCCGAATTCTAACAGAGCGTCAGGGTGGCAATCCTGATCTCTGGGTAGACGTTAAACAACGACTTCCACAACTAAGGCAAAAGAAGTACTACAGAACAACACGTTATGGGTACGCACGGGGCGATGAAGCGCTTCAGTATGTGGATAATATTCGTCGATATTACGACAGTTTACTTTGGCTAGACGAACAAGGAAGAATTTAG
- the tadA gene encoding tRNA adenosine(34) deaminase TadA translates to MNDEINNSKRMVKHTKWMQHALSLADKAEAMGEVPVGACVVHNGELIGEGWNTPITDSDPSAHAEMNAVRMAAKHLQNYRTTDATLYVTLEPCSMCAGMLVHARIKRVVFGASDAKTGAAGSVMNILNHPSLNHQVDVIPGVLADDCADKISAFFKRRRAQIKLDKKAKQAALKHCGSAE, encoded by the coding sequence ATGAATGACGAAATTAACAATTCTAAACGCATGGTAAAGCATACAAAGTGGATGCAGCACGCCCTCAGCCTAGCGGATAAAGCAGAAGCAATGGGAGAGGTGCCGGTAGGTGCCTGTGTTGTACATAATGGTGAGTTGATTGGTGAAGGGTGGAATACGCCTATCACAGATAGCGATCCTTCCGCTCACGCAGAAATGAATGCGGTAAGAATGGCGGCAAAGCACTTACAAAACTACCGTACTACCGATGCTACGCTTTATGTCACGTTAGAGCCATGTTCGATGTGTGCCGGAATGTTGGTTCACGCCAGAATTAAGCGAGTGGTATTTGGTGCCAGCGATGCTAAAACAGGGGCGGCAGGGTCAGTGATGAATATTTTGAACCATCCATCACTTAATCATCAGGTTGATGTAATACCAGGGGTGTTGGCCGACGACTGTGCTGATAAAATTTCAGCATTTTTTAAACGTCGTCGAGCACAGATAAAGTTAGATAAAAAAGCCAAACAGGCGGCGCTTAAGCATTGCGGGTCAGCTGAGTAA
- a CDS encoding cation:proton antiporter, translating to MSAGFLNVIALMFIAVCSVAIFKRIHLPPILAYLFAGILAGPQLFALFAHPQEMHLLAETGIVFLLFSLGLEFSLPKLVAMRALVFGVGVGQMLLTTAVFTSIPYLFGLPISASIIIGGALALSSTAIVIKQATEMGILNNRRTQLAVSILLFQDLAVVPFLIAIPLLAQSGEVSIAFALGEALLKGIFVIAFLMSVGKWVLPWVFREVAKTRTDELFVLTTILIALLAGGLTYYFGLSMALGAFLAGMMLGESQYKYQLEADIRPFRDILMGLFFVTVGMQLDINVLWSNFFTIVLGVVGLMIIKILMVRVAAAFVKTNPLDAWSAGIKLCQIGEFSFVIAALATTYGVLTTGQSSLIVSMGVLSMALTPWLMNNSLVFAKRIVANKSEDNAHNTLIVDNDLTNHVVICGFGRVGQSVARMLKMEGIAFIAIDMDPVRVHESRNAGEPVLFGDASQKDILSSANVEKAKLILVTFDQPDKAKQVISGTHQIDNTADVMVRTKRDYQLDGLYSAGANQVVPELQEGSLMLISQVLHYAGVPMSRILKRVRAERKGRYDHLHGFYPGETTEISYGTEDKLEFIHAVVLSEHAACMGKKIKDIDFARMRVNVRGLRRNGTEVKDPDHEAVLQPHDVLVIAGKPRRVERAERKLLEGS from the coding sequence GTGAGTGCCGGTTTTTTGAACGTAATTGCGTTAATGTTTATTGCCGTTTGTAGCGTGGCTATTTTTAAGCGCATCCATTTACCGCCAATTTTAGCGTATTTATTTGCAGGTATATTAGCGGGTCCTCAGCTTTTCGCGCTTTTCGCTCACCCTCAAGAAATGCATTTGCTGGCTGAAACCGGCATCGTTTTTTTGCTCTTCTCACTAGGGCTGGAATTTTCCCTGCCAAAGTTAGTGGCCATGCGTGCATTAGTGTTTGGTGTTGGGGTTGGTCAAATGCTGCTGACCACCGCGGTATTTACCAGTATTCCATATCTTTTCGGGTTACCCATTAGTGCCTCTATTATTATAGGTGGCGCTTTAGCACTAAGCTCAACAGCAATTGTCATCAAACAAGCAACTGAAATGGGGATTCTCAATAATAGAAGAACCCAGCTGGCTGTGAGTATTCTGTTGTTCCAAGATCTTGCTGTTGTTCCTTTCCTTATTGCTATTCCTTTGCTTGCTCAAAGTGGCGAGGTCAGCATTGCATTTGCCTTAGGCGAGGCTTTGCTAAAAGGTATATTCGTCATTGCGTTTTTAATGTCGGTAGGTAAGTGGGTGTTACCCTGGGTCTTTAGAGAAGTGGCTAAAACCCGAACCGATGAGCTCTTTGTTCTTACCACAATTTTAATCGCGCTATTGGCTGGTGGCCTAACTTATTACTTTGGGTTGTCTATGGCATTGGGTGCCTTTCTTGCGGGAATGATGTTGGGTGAAAGTCAGTACAAATACCAACTAGAAGCCGATATACGCCCCTTTCGCGATATTTTGATGGGATTGTTTTTCGTTACCGTTGGTATGCAGCTCGATATAAACGTGTTGTGGAGTAACTTCTTTACCATTGTTCTTGGCGTTGTTGGGCTGATGATTATCAAAATTCTTATGGTAAGGGTGGCCGCTGCGTTTGTGAAAACAAATCCTCTGGATGCATGGTCGGCGGGTATTAAGTTATGTCAGATTGGCGAGTTTAGTTTCGTTATTGCTGCATTGGCGACCACTTATGGTGTGCTGACCACTGGGCAATCTTCTCTTATTGTCAGCATGGGCGTATTGAGCATGGCGCTAACGCCTTGGTTAATGAACAACAGTTTAGTATTTGCAAAGCGTATTGTGGCCAATAAGAGTGAAGACAATGCGCACAATACGTTAATAGTGGATAACGATTTAACCAACCATGTTGTGATTTGTGGCTTTGGCAGGGTGGGGCAATCGGTAGCTCGCATGCTGAAGATGGAAGGCATTGCATTTATAGCGATTGATATGGACCCGGTTCGTGTGCATGAAAGTAGAAATGCAGGTGAGCCAGTGCTGTTTGGCGATGCCAGTCAAAAAGATATTCTTAGTAGCGCCAATGTTGAAAAAGCCAAGCTTATCTTAGTCACCTTTGACCAACCTGATAAAGCAAAACAAGTTATTAGTGGCACCCATCAAATAGATAACACCGCCGATGTGATGGTGCGAACTAAGCGAGACTATCAGTTAGATGGTTTATATTCTGCGGGGGCAAATCAAGTCGTACCCGAGTTGCAAGAAGGTAGTTTGATGCTTATTTCTCAAGTACTGCATTACGCCGGTGTGCCCATGTCTCGAATTTTAAAGCGTGTTCGCGCGGAACGAAAAGGGCGATACGATCACTTGCATGGATTTTACCCAGGGGAAACCACAGAAATAAGCTATGGCACTGAGGATAAACTTGAATTTATTCATGCTGTAGTGCTGTCAGAGCATGCAGCATGTATGGGTAAAAAAATTAAAGATATCGACTTTGCCAGAATGCGGGTGAATGTGCGTGGATTAAGAAGAAATGGTACTGAAGTAAAAGACCCCGATCATGAAGCTGTGCTACAGCCCCATGATGTGCTCGTTATTGCCGGCAAACCTCGGCGCGTAGAACGCGCTGAGAGGAAATTACTGGAAGGCAGCTAG